The Primulina tabacum isolate GXHZ01 chromosome 7, ASM2559414v2, whole genome shotgun sequence genome includes a window with the following:
- the LOC142550871 gene encoding RING-H2 finger protein ATL64-like, which yields MADSDHTVRIETEPSDGFLLSEKLMLAVVGILSAALVFVIGRHVYDRWYFMRLRRRERELHRRRPGPRIHNVLFGTNVPHHHIVDRGLEFVVLSSLPVFLYPRGEAQEEERPQGCTVCLSEFEKDDIIRLLPKCNHSFHVDCIDMWFYSHSTCPLCRSRVERVPKPVQTRGRPGSSSGHGGESASCEEGGLGGNGDTAAADEETVSPPPDRFEYYLEDEDLAPCSGASQGVRFSRTRLMTLKRILSISRKPTDGGAAVDVGGGATCVDLERGELTRESNHAHTPN from the coding sequence ATGGCGGATTCGGATCACACTGTGCGCATAGAGACTGAACCCTCTGATGGGTTCTTGTTAAGCGAGAAATTAATGCTGGCCGTCGTCGGTATACTCTCCGCCGCGTTGGTTTTCGTCATCGGACGCCACGTCTACGACCGATGGTATTTCATGCGGCTGCGGCGCCGTGAGAGGGAGCTGCATCGGCGCCGCCCGGGCCCGAGAATTCACAACGTGCTTTTCGGCACTAATGTCCCTCACCACCACATTGTAGATCGGGGGCTAGAGTTCGTGGTGCTGAGTTCGCTTCCGGTTTTTCTTTACCCCCGAGGCGAGGCCCAAGAGGAGGAGCGGCCACAGGGATGCACCGTGTGCTTGTCGGAGTTTGAGAAGGACGACATCATCCGCCTCCTGCCGAAATGTAATCACTCCTTCCACGTCGACTGTATCGACATGTGGTTCTATTCTCACTCGACCTGTCCCCTTTGCCGGTCGCGGGTTGAACGGGTGCCGAAACCAGTGCAGACCCGGGGCAGGCCTGGTTCCAGCTCTGGTCATGGAGGTGAGTCCGCCTCGTGTGAGGAGGGTGGCCTGGGTGGGAATGGCGATACCGCGGCGGCGGACGAGGAAACTGTGTCGCCGCCGCCTGATAGGTTTGAATACTACTTGGAGGATGAGGACTTGGCTCCTTGCTCGGGAGCGAGTCAGGGGGTGAGGTTCTCCAGGACTAGGTTGATGACTTTGAAGAGGATACTTAGTATAAGCAGAAAGCCGACAGATGGCGGAGCCGCCGTGGATGTTGGCGGCGGGGCCACCTGCGTGGACCTTGAGCGCGGGGAGTTAACTCGAGAGTCGAATCATGCGCACACACCAAATTGA